CTAAATGACCACTGTTTTTATTAAGCATTCTCTAGCCATTAGTAATGAAATGATTAACCAGCCACTATGTCTCTTGGATATTTTATTCATCAGATTCCTTTGATAAGGAGATTGTGTACATAAAAACTTTCATCACATTCCAAATAACTCATAAAATTTCTCTCCAGGGTAGATTCTCTGATGTTGAGCAAGATTCAAACTCTGTTGGAAAGCCTTTCTGTGGTAATCACATTCATAAAATTTCTCTCCAGGATGGATTCTCTGATATGCAGCAAGACAGGAGTTCTATGTacaagcctttccacactgattacattaataaggtttctctccactgtggattatCTGAGGTAAAGTAAGACTGGTCCTCTGTGGGAAAGTCTTTCCCCATTGATCACATTCATAAGATTTCTCCCTAgcatggattctctgatgtttaagaAGAACTGAGGGTTTTCTAAAAGCCTTTTCACATTGAtcgcattcataaggtttctttccaCTGTGGATTCTTAGATGTAGAGAAAGACTGGAACTGCAACTGAATGCCTTTCCACATTgcttacattcaaaaggtttctctccagtgtggattctctgatgttccgCAAGTCTAGACTTcattctgaaagcctttccacattgatcacattcataaggtttctctccagtgtggattctctgatgtgaagTAAGACCAGTCTTCTGtgggaaagcctttccacattgatcacatttataaggtttctctccagtgtggattctctgatgtgaagTCAGACTGCCCCTCTGtgggaaagcctttccacactgatcacatttataaggtttctctccagtgtggattctctgatgtgaagTCAGACTGCCCCTCTGTGGGAAtgcctttccacactgatcacatttataaggtttctctccagtgtggattctttgatgtgaaataagactggtcctctgtgggaaagcctttccacattgatcacatttataaggtttctcaccagtgtgGATTCTTAGATGTAGAGAAAGACTCGTGCTGCaaatgaaagcctttccacattgcttacattcataaggtttctctccagtgtgggttCTCTGATGTCTAGCCAGTTTAGACTTcattctgaaagcctttccacattgatcacattcataaggtttctctccactgtggattcttAGATGTAGAGAAAGACTGGAGCTGcaactgaaagcctttccacattgcttacattcataaggtttctctccagtgtggattctctgatgtagagCAAGTTGGCTTTTAAATCCCCAAACCTTTCCACActgatcacattcataaggtttcttccCACTGTGGATgttctgatgtgcagcaagatccGAGGTACTTCTATAAGCATTTCCACTCTGATGacactcataaggtttctctccagtgtagATTCTCTTAAGTACAGGAAGACTAGAGCTGCCTCTCCAAGCCTTTCCACacagattacattcataaggtttcctGTCATTGTAAATACTATGATGTGTAATGAAGGATGAGTGTTCATTAAAAGCATTACCACATTCCTGACACTCATGTGGTTTCTCGCCAGTATGAATTTTTTGATTGTAAATAAGGGATAACTGTTCACTTAGATTCTTCCCATAATGACAATCATAAGGTTCCTCTTCTGTGTGGATTCTGTGAAGTACAGTACAGATTTGTCTCCCAGTGAAGTCACAAGGACCATCCCTCGTGAAACTTTCCTCATGAATTTCTTTCACAGAAATGCTTAGCTTGGCAGTAGGCTCTTTCATTTCTGGTCTAATCTCGCCTTCTGTAAGAATCAAacaataaaacatatacatacagagacacatgtacacacatatgtaattataatcccttccctcctttGGGATAAAGTAAAATAAGTGATCTATATCCTACTTCCCCAGGCCAAGAGAAAAGTCTTCAAAGTTCAACGGACAGAATCAATCATTGAAAATGTCACTAGCTCACTTCTGCAGGATAACCCGATTTACATAGAGTTTCACACACAAtcacattggatcctcacaaaccCCTGTGATACTGGCAGGACAAGCATTCTCATTACATTCTCAGCTCAGAATGGCCGAATGACCTTCCAAATATCCCAGCAGCTGAGCCAAGAAAACCAACCCTACAAGTGGGCATGCTCTGGCCATGGTATGAGAGGGCCTTTCTCAATTccagtttcttttgttttgtttttttaaaaaaaatttttattcttgTAAGTTGActtgttccctccctctctttggaTCCTCCTATTCCAGGAGACACAACAGTATTGGAAGCAGGCCAATTATTGCTCCTATAAGGAGGCTTTAAGttcaagggaaaagaagaatCAATCAATGTGGCCAACTTCACTGTtgctttattttaagaaattgccacagccattGCCAATCTTGAGCAACCACCagcctgatcagtcagcagccatcaacactaGGCCAGTCTCCAACAGCAAGAACATTAAGACTCACTGAAGGATAATAGTTCCCTTCtctttagcaataaaatattttaaagtatatgcCATTCTTTTAGACATAATAGTGTTGCACCTAAAATAGACAACAGCGTTTTGTAAACATAACTTTTGCATGTACTGAGAAACCAAAAAACTCAAGTGACTCACTTGACTGCAATATTTGGTTTATTGTGGTGCTCTGGAACAgaacccacaatatctctgagCTGGGCCTGAAATTTGTCATTCTTGCTTTGACTTTCTCCCTAATGCTCCTCTCCTCCTGAAACTGTTACTACCCTCACTCTTTAAGTTCCTTGGTTCAGCTAAGACCGATGGGCCCAGTCTGGTGCTTCCTCTCAAACATCTCCATATCTGTTTGccagactgggagctccctgacAGCAGGCACTGACTTTTTCGTTCCAAATCCTTAGCAAGGTGCCAAGAAAACTGGaggtgcttaatcagtgtttactgactgaatgactgggCCCAGGACTGACACCGGGCCCCAGGCTCTACCTTAGTCCTTGTACTGTGCTCTGTCTTAGTTGGCAAATTCAGGTTCTGGCCTCCAACCTGTTTCTGGCTCTTTCTTGCACCTTATTCTCTATGCTGAATGACCTCTCTCTGGTTCTAGCCCTCATGGGACCTGACCAGAACCATAGTGAAGATCACAAACACTTCTGTCTAGGCTCCTGAAGCACCTCATAGTACAGTCCTCTCAAAGAATCTGGTCAATGATTCTTCAAGAATGGGCTAAAGATTGAGCTTCAGAGATGAGGGGACAGACACAGGTTGATGATTTATGTAAAACAGAGCCTTGGATTAACTCTAAGTAAGGTAGTGACCTTTGCTACTACTTCAATGCTACTGAATGGAGGAAAAATTATAAGACCAGAGTATCTGAGTTCATTACAAATTTAGGTTACATAGTCTCAGTGTGAATCTCACTGTGGCAAGTATATCCTTTGACATCTCCAGAAATGACTCCCTTGGGGTAGCTAAGTGGTCattgcagtgaatagagaactgctcaggaagactcaagttcaaatccagcctcatacacttactagctgtgtaacactgggcaagtcatttaggccCATTGGGCTCAGTtaactcatcagtaaaatgagccttaaaagaaaatggcaaacactccattACCTTTGCCAGCAAAACCCCATATTGGGTCACAAGAGTCATAAACAGCTGAAATTACTGAAAAACCTCATAACTGACTCTCTGTCTCATTTAgcacagcagcttttccaaatactttcatTCTTCCCCAACCCTCCATTATTTCTTGCTCCCACTCTCCACCCCCCACTCACCTCCTCACCTAAGAAAAATTTGTCCTATATTGCATGGAAAATATtggatactttttttaaaatttaatttatttaatatatttagttttcagcattgattttcacaagagtttgaattacaaattttcttcccatttctaccttcccgcccactccaacatggcatatattctggttgccccgttccccagtcgaccctcccttctgtcaccccaccccccttcccatccccttttcccttactttcttgtagggcaagataaatttctatgccccattgcctgtgtatcttatttcctagttgcatgcaaaaacttttttttattttgaacatctgtttttaaaactttgagttccaaattctctccccctctttcctccccacccaccctccctaagaaagcaagcaattcaacataggccacatgtgtatccttatgtaaaacccttcgaaaatactcatgtcgtgaaagactaactatattttgctccttcctatcctatcccctttattgaattttctcccttgaccctatcccctttccaaagtgtttgtttttgattacctcctccctctatctgccatcccttctattgtccccccttttttatcttcttccaccttctttcctgtgtggtaagatacccaattgactgtgtatggtattccttcctcaggtcaaatcctatgagagcaagattcactcattccccctcacgtgccccctcttcccttcctacaaaactgctttttcggcccactttgatgtgagataatttaccccattctattcctccctttctcgctctctcaatatattcctctctcatcccttaatttgattttttttttttagatatcatcccttcattttcaactcaccctgtgccctctgtctatatatatatatatatatatatatatatatatacatatacacatacatacacacacacacacacacacacacacacatatatacatacatacatatgtatattcccttcagctaccctaatactgaggtctcatgaatcatacttatcatctttccatgtagaaatgtaaacaaaacagttcaactttagtaagtcccttgtgatttctctttcttgtttaccttttcatgcttcccttgattcttccatttgaaagtca
This Trichosurus vulpecula isolate mTriVul1 chromosome 2, mTriVul1.pri, whole genome shotgun sequence DNA region includes the following protein-coding sequences:
- the LOC118839111 gene encoding zinc finger protein 260-like; translated protein: MLPSLGPSISAFRTLALWVQVPGQPPVLEEQEKTLPLWDPSAFPAQLSEDQDLDQAGSLESEGMAPGRSRPPAQELVTFKDVAVDFTSEEWGLLDHPQKELYKEVMLENAQNLLSLGLPVSREDLISYLEERGASWLLEQEGLRSCCPEGEIRPEMKEPTAKLSISVKEIHEESFTRDGPCDFTGRQICTVLHRIHTEEEPYDCHYGKNLSEQLSLIYNQKIHTGEKPHECQECGNAFNEHSSFITHHSIYNDRKPYECNLCGKAWRGSSSLPVLKRIYTGEKPYECHQSGNAYRSTSDLAAHQNIHSGKKPYECDQCGKVWGFKSQLALHQRIHTGEKPYECKQCGKAFSCSSSLSLHLRIHSGEKPYECDQCGKAFRMKSKLARHQRTHTGEKPYECKQCGKAFICSTSLSLHLRIHTGEKPYKCDQCGKAFPQRTSLISHQRIHTGEKPYKCDQCGKAFPQRGSLTSHQRIHTGEKPYKCDQCGKAFPQRGSLTSHQRIHTGEKPYKCDQCGKAFPQKTGLTSHQRIHTGEKPYECDQCGKAFRMKSRLAEHQRIHTGEKPFECKQCGKAFSCSSSLSLHLRIHSGKKPYECDQCEKAFRKPSVLLKHQRIHAREKSYECDQWGKTFPQRTSLTLPQIIHSGEKPY